One genomic window of Clostridioides sp. ES-S-0054-01 includes the following:
- a CDS encoding DUF434 domain-containing protein, whose product MNKVSKRGFDVSDKRWFSSKELIRLIKAKEEIEWLINRDYKIDPVVTFVGDRYQFSIRQRDALKRAVCTSEKNMIRQSKRISLDKIKEGIMHIDGFNLIIAIEVALSGGTLVIGSDGNIRDLAGLRGTYKIIDKTEEALNLIGKFFNKYNAQNLKFYLDAPVSNSGNLKYKILEHAKTWGIETEVELVKNADVVLEKLDRVVSSDAVIIDKCISYFNVARGIIEEYIKDCNIVNLNK is encoded by the coding sequence ATGAATAAGGTATCTAAAAGAGGTTTTGATGTGAGTGATAAAAGGTGGTTTTCGAGTAAAGAATTAATAAGGCTTATAAAAGCAAAGGAAGAAATCGAATGGTTAATAAATAGGGATTACAAAATAGACCCAGTTGTTACCTTTGTTGGTGATAGATACCAGTTTTCTATAAGACAAAGAGATGCATTAAAAAGGGCAGTATGTACTAGTGAAAAAAATATGATAAGACAATCAAAGAGGATTTCTCTAGATAAAATCAAAGAAGGAATTATGCATATAGATGGTTTTAATTTGATAATAGCTATAGAGGTAGCGTTATCTGGTGGGACTTTAGTAATAGGCAGTGATGGCAATATAAGAGATTTAGCAGGTCTTAGGGGAACTTATAAGATTATAGATAAGACAGAAGAAGCTTTGAATTTGATTGGGAAATTTTTTAATAAATACAATGCACAGAATCTTAAATTTTACCTAGATGCTCCAGTTTCTAACTCAGGGAATTTAAAGTATAAGATATTGGAACACGCCAAAACTTGGGGAATTGAAACTGAAGTAGAACTAGTAAAAAATGCAGATGTTGTGCTGGAAAAGTTAGATAGAGTAGTTAGTAGTGATGCAGTTATAATTGATAAGTGTATAAGTTATTTTAATGTAGCTAGAGGTATAATTGAAGAGTATATTAAAGATTGCAATATCGTAAATTTAAATAAATAG
- a CDS encoding UxaA family hydrolase, giving the protein MINAVIIDEKDNVAVAIEAITKGSEISFKLKDKTIKTITALDDITIYHKLAIKDMTQGDKVTKYGEHIGEANQEIKSGQHVHIHNVRSVREDLDKQVMTNI; this is encoded by the coding sequence ATGATAAATGCAGTGATAATTGATGAAAAAGATAATGTTGCAGTAGCTATTGAAGCAATAACTAAAGGTAGTGAAATTAGTTTTAAATTAAAAGATAAAACAATAAAAACTATTACAGCACTAGATGATATAACCATTTATCATAAATTGGCTATAAAAGATATGACCCAAGGTGATAAAGTTACTAAATATGGTGAGCATATAGGAGAAGCAAATCAGGAAATAAAAAGTGGTCAACATGTACATATTCATAATGTTAGAAGTGTTAGAGAGGACTTGGATAAACAAGTTATGACTAATATATAA
- a CDS encoding ABC transporter ATP-binding protein, whose translation MLRTNNLSVGYNKKVVVSDINIEVKNGEILCLLGSNGAGKTTILRSLSKLITPIKGDIYLNDIDVNHISRKALSKKMALVLTNRLLGDLMTVQDIVNIGRYPYTGFFGSLSKKDLILVDEALESVDALHLKKRYFDELSDGEKQKVLVARALVQEPEIIILDEPTTHLDIKHRLELINILKKLSKEKSISVILSLHEIDIALKSCDKVALIKNNKVIAYGQPEDVVDEDIINSLYELDDKNFNSLLGAVEISNKSKNEVFIIGGGGKATPIYRVFTKKGIGLYSGIIHENDIDYEIGRTMGIKMFTEKPFELISDENFDLAIKSLSNSKVIIDTGFNIGEINKRNIDIIKEALKLNKKVYSFRNRDESHKYYNNLYNNIEYIDKVSQIVDSINMNNLL comes from the coding sequence ATGTTGAGAACTAATAATTTAAGTGTAGGATATAATAAAAAAGTAGTTGTGAGTGATATAAATATAGAGGTAAAAAATGGAGAAATATTATGTCTTTTAGGAAGTAATGGTGCTGGAAAAACTACTATATTAAGGTCTTTATCTAAACTTATAACGCCAATAAAAGGGGATATATATTTAAATGACATAGATGTAAATCATATATCAAGAAAGGCATTATCGAAAAAAATGGCTTTAGTGCTTACAAATAGATTATTAGGTGATTTAATGACTGTACAAGATATAGTTAATATAGGAAGGTATCCATATACAGGATTTTTTGGTAGTTTATCTAAAAAAGATTTAATACTGGTAGATGAAGCATTAGAATCTGTAGATGCACTACACTTAAAAAAAAGATATTTTGATGAACTAAGTGATGGAGAAAAACAAAAAGTATTGGTTGCAAGAGCCTTAGTTCAAGAGCCAGAAATAATTATATTGGATGAGCCGACAACTCACTTAGATATAAAACATAGGTTAGAGCTTATAAACATACTAAAAAAATTAAGTAAGGAAAAATCAATTTCAGTAATACTTTCCTTACATGAAATAGATATAGCATTAAAAAGTTGTGATAAAGTTGCTCTTATAAAGAATAATAAAGTCATAGCTTATGGTCAACCTGAAGATGTAGTGGATGAAGATATCATAAATTCACTTTATGAATTGGATGATAAAAATTTCAATAGTCTATTAGGTGCCGTAGAGATTAGCAATAAATCTAAAAATGAAGTTTTTATAATTGGTGGTGGTGGTAAAGCTACACCAATTTATAGAGTTTTTACTAAAAAAGGTATAGGTCTATACTCTGGAATAATACATGAAAATGATATTGATTATGAAATTGGTAGAACTATGGGCATAAAGATGTTTACAGAAAAGCCATTTGAGTTGATAAGTGATGAGAATTTCGATTTGGCCATTAAGAGCCTAAGTAATTCTAAGGTTATAATAGATACTGGATTTAATATAGGTGAAATAAACAAAAGGAATATAGATATTATAAAAGAGGCTTTGAAGTTAAATAAAAAAGTTTATTCTTTTAGAAATAGAGATGAGAGTCATAAGTATTATAATAATCTGTACAATAATATAGAATATATAGATAAAGTTTCCCAAATAGTAGATAGTATTAATATGAATAATTTACTATAA
- a CDS encoding IclR family transcriptional regulator translates to MTSDNHRPTARILDILEALAESENGYTLTEIADAINAPKSSIFPIVHTLSARKYITIDKNTSKYSIGIRSYTLGSSFFEKRTIFNYIIDEMTNIVNSCSETCQLGILDNNEVLYIGKVDSPEPIRLISYVGKKIPANCTGLGKALLCDFDKEKLISLYPDGLKGFTEKSITDFNVLYDQLLEVQKTQIASECEESMEHLKCIAVPIRKNGCIRAAVSVTLPLFRASEEKIELIKKLLLNAQKNIQSMMEERNEDIVIN, encoded by the coding sequence ATGACTTCAGATAATCATCGCCCAACAGCTAGGATATTAGATATTTTAGAAGCATTAGCAGAATCCGAAAATGGATATACTCTTACAGAAATAGCAGATGCTATCAATGCTCCAAAAAGTAGCATCTTTCCTATAGTTCATACACTTAGTGCTAGAAAATATATTACTATTGATAAAAACACATCCAAATATTCTATAGGGATACGTTCTTACACATTAGGGTCTTCATTTTTTGAAAAAAGAACTATTTTTAACTATATAATTGACGAAATGACTAATATAGTTAATTCTTGTTCTGAGACTTGTCAGCTTGGTATACTTGACAATAATGAAGTTCTTTATATTGGCAAAGTAGATTCTCCAGAACCAATTAGACTTATTTCTTATGTTGGAAAAAAAATACCTGCTAACTGTACAGGTCTTGGCAAAGCTCTTTTATGTGATTTTGACAAGGAAAAGCTAATAAGTTTATATCCAGATGGTCTAAAAGGCTTTACTGAAAAATCAATTACAGATTTCAATGTTTTATATGACCAGCTTCTTGAAGTTCAGAAAACACAAATAGCTTCAGAATGTGAGGAGTCAATGGAACACCTAAAATGTATTGCTGTACCAATAAGAAAAAATGGATGTATAAGAGCTGCTGTTAGTGTAACACTACCATTATTTAGAGCTAGTGAAGAAAAAATAGAACTGATAAAAAAATTACTTTTAAATGCTCAGAAAAATATTCAATCAATGATGGAAGAACGCAATGAAGACATTGTAATAAATTAG
- a CDS encoding SH3 domain-containing protein: MRGWICVKLTKLNIKKYRAPIYKYALANVNLRSAKSTNSSIITVIPQGAKMEVLDEEDDWIKVMYNSQEGYVYKDLISVSKYAWSNLNLREDKSTTSNIITVIPEKSRVEVIQADGDWSKVVYDDKTGYVFNYFLSTDGNKPNELDYKDFYTDMVKFVNGNNIKSTSDYLIVTDLRNKYTYIFKKDNGGWGQLYKWQCTIGKPETPTITGMFYISGRKPSFGTDEYSVKYATRIKGGYYYHSVLYDSTGSYIIDGRLGEALSHGCIRLSTENAKWIYDNIPDTTTVIIH, translated from the coding sequence ATGAGAGGATGGATATGTGTGAAATTAACTAAACTAAATATTAAAAAATACAGAGCACCTATATATAAATATGCTTTAGCAAATGTAAATTTGAGGTCTGCTAAATCTACTAATTCAAGTATTATAACTGTAATACCTCAGGGAGCTAAAATGGAGGTATTAGATGAGGAAGATGACTGGATTAAGGTGATGTACAATTCTCAAGAAGGATACGTGTATAAGGATTTGATATCAGTAAGTAAATATGCTTGGAGTAACTTAAACTTAAGAGAAGATAAGTCTACAACTTCCAATATAATTACAGTGATTCCTGAAAAATCTAGGGTTGAGGTCATTCAAGCAGATGGAGATTGGAGTAAGGTTGTATATGACGATAAAACAGGATATGTTTTTAATTATTTCTTATCAACTGATGGAAATAAACCCAATGAATTAGATTATAAGGATTTTTATACTGATATGGTTAAATTTGTTAATGGAAATAATATTAAAAGTACTAGCGATTATCTAATTGTAACAGACCTTAGAAATAAATATACTTATATTTTTAAGAAAGATAATGGAGGCTGGGGACAACTTTATAAGTGGCAATGTACCATAGGTAAGCCTGAGACTCCAACTATAACAGGTATGTTTTATATAAGTGGAAGAAAACCTTCTTTTGGGACAGATGAGTATTCAGTTAAGTATGCTACTCGAATTAAAGGTGGATATTACTATCATTCTGTACTATATGATTCAACAGGAAGTTATATAATAGACGGCAGACTTGGTGAAGCTCTTAGTCATGGATGTATAAGATTAAGTACGGAAAATGCAAAGTGGATATACGATAATATACCAGATACAACAACAGTCATAATTCATTAA
- a CDS encoding dihydrodipicolinate synthase family protein codes for MKAEFLTPVVTIFDEEGNLDKEGNKKVYDYLIDGGVDGLVIMGSTGEFFNMSMDMQKELIDLVTSYVNKRVKVFIGTSRMCVDESIELSNYAHNSGADGVMIISPYYFSLDDDSIELFYSEIAKNTEAEIYLYNYPDRTGYDLSPELTLRLVRKHKNIVGYKDTVTLMGHTRELINTMKAEFPEFKIYSGYDENFIHNLMSGGAGCIGGLSNLIPEVCSKWAEAYNNRDMDKVIEIQKYINKAMDFYSITNPFIPAMKKAMNIRGLKVSDYMTAPFIKPNENQVCEIKKLMNELNIC; via the coding sequence ATGAAAGCAGAGTTTTTGACACCGGTTGTTACAATATTTGATGAAGAAGGAAATTTAGATAAAGAAGGAAATAAAAAAGTATACGACTATCTTATAGATGGAGGTGTAGATGGACTAGTTATAATGGGAAGTACTGGAGAGTTCTTTAATATGTCTATGGATATGCAAAAAGAACTTATAGATTTAGTAACTAGTTATGTAAATAAGAGAGTAAAAGTGTTTATAGGTACAAGCCGTATGTGTGTAGATGAATCTATAGAGCTTTCAAATTATGCACATAATAGTGGAGCAGATGGAGTTATGATAATAAGCCCTTATTATTTCTCTCTTGATGATGATAGTATTGAATTGTTTTATAGTGAAATAGCTAAAAATACAGAAGCAGAAATATATTTATATAATTATCCAGATAGAACTGGCTATGATTTAAGTCCAGAACTTACACTAAGACTTGTGAGAAAGCATAAAAATATAGTTGGATATAAGGATACAGTAACTTTGATGGGACATACCAGAGAGTTAATAAATACTATGAAAGCAGAGTTCCCAGAGTTTAAGATATATAGTGGTTATGACGAAAATTTTATACATAATCTAATGTCTGGAGGAGCAGGTTGTATAGGGGGACTATCAAATTTAATTCCAGAAGTTTGTTCTAAATGGGCTGAAGCTTATAATAATAGAGATATGGATAAGGTTATAGAAATTCAAAAATATATTAATAAAGCAATGGATTTTTATTCAATAACAAACCCATTTATACCAGCAATGAAAAAAGCTATGAATATTAGAGGATTAAAAGTAAGTGATTATATGACTGCTCCTTTTATAAAACCAAATGAAAATCAAGTATGTGAGATTAAAAAATTGATGAATGAATTAAATATATGCTAA
- a CDS encoding 2-keto-3-deoxygluconate permease, with protein sequence MIMDFIKKIPAGMMIVPMFIAAFINTFCPDIVQIGSFTTAVFSSVGSATIIGVQLVCLGTQLQFREMPKVLKRGGILLGSKFAIGALIGILIGKLFGMDGVLGLTTLAVISAVTNSNGSIYLSLMTSYGDETDCATMSLLTLNDGPFFTLIALGTSGLANVPLMSLLAAIVPILVGMIIGNFDKKMKEFLEPGCNLLVPFVGFALGSSINLASILKGGLSGVLLGLISVFVGGIFIVFCDKFIGKRPGYAGWAVATTAGNAIAVPAAVALVDTSWQPYVATATTQVAAAVVVTAILVPLITSWWAKKYGCPKFPKQNEDGTITA encoded by the coding sequence ATGATAATGGATTTTATTAAAAAAATTCCTGCAGGTATGATGATAGTGCCAATGTTTATAGCAGCTTTCATTAATACCTTTTGTCCAGATATTGTGCAAATAGGTTCATTTACGACAGCAGTATTTTCAAGTGTTGGGTCTGCAACTATAATTGGGGTTCAACTGGTATGCTTGGGAACTCAGCTTCAATTTAGAGAAATGCCAAAAGTTTTAAAAAGAGGTGGTATACTTCTTGGTTCTAAATTTGCTATAGGAGCTTTAATAGGTATACTTATAGGAAAATTATTTGGGATGGATGGAGTACTTGGTCTTACAACTTTAGCAGTTATAAGTGCAGTTACAAATAGTAATGGTAGTATATATCTTTCACTAATGACTTCATATGGAGATGAAACAGATTGTGCAACTATGAGTTTACTTACTTTAAATGATGGTCCATTTTTTACATTAATAGCTCTTGGAACTTCAGGTCTTGCAAATGTACCTTTGATGTCATTATTAGCTGCAATAGTGCCAATACTTGTTGGTATGATAATAGGTAATTTTGACAAAAAAATGAAAGAGTTTTTGGAACCAGGATGTAATTTACTTGTACCTTTTGTAGGATTTGCACTTGGTAGTAGTATAAATCTTGCAAGTATACTAAAAGGAGGTTTATCAGGAGTACTACTTGGATTAATATCTGTATTTGTAGGAGGTATATTTATAGTATTCTGTGATAAATTTATAGGAAAACGTCCAGGATATGCAGGATGGGCTGTAGCTACAACTGCTGGAAATGCAATTGCTGTACCTGCTGCTGTTGCATTAGTTGACACATCATGGCAACCATATGTTGCAACAGCGACAACCCAAGTGGCAGCCGCAGTAGTTGTCACTGCAATATTAGTACCTCTTATAACTAGTTGGTGGGCTAAGAAGTATGGATGTCCTAAGTTTCCAAAACAAAATGAGGATGGGACAATAACAGCTTAA
- a CDS encoding fumarylacetoacetate hydrolase family protein, which yields MKFVSFTEGENKCKRSGVFSKDELFIIDINSLNLSRNFKDLNELVQNISKEDVIKLKTIINEGTFYNYDVFKRDRCTVHVPIEKPIHDILCVGVNYKEHLEETQTHFDDSFEEPQKTVYFTKRVTKAIGPEDEIDGHFDINNQLDYEVELGVVIGKTGVNIKKKEVEDYIFGYTVINDISARKLQKEHVQWFRGKGLDTFTSLGPCILHKSAVPFPIKLKVCSRVNGEERQSSNTKLFISDVSDIVSELSKGMTLEAGDIIATGTPSGVGMGFSPPRYMNSGDVIECEIESIGILKNYIK from the coding sequence ATGAAGTTTGTCAGTTTTACTGAAGGAGAAAATAAGTGTAAAAGGTCTGGAGTTTTTTCTAAAGATGAATTATTTATTATAGACATTAATTCTTTAAATCTTAGTAGAAATTTTAAAGATTTAAATGAATTGGTTCAAAATATATCTAAAGAAGATGTTATTAAGTTGAAAACTATTATAAATGAAGGTACATTTTACAATTATGATGTTTTTAAAAGAGATAGATGTACTGTACATGTTCCTATAGAAAAACCAATACATGATATTTTGTGTGTGGGAGTAAACTATAAAGAGCATCTTGAAGAAACTCAAACTCACTTTGATGATAGTTTTGAAGAACCCCAAAAAACGGTTTATTTTACAAAACGTGTAACGAAAGCAATAGGACCAGAAGATGAGATAGATGGTCATTTTGATATAAATAATCAACTAGACTATGAAGTTGAACTTGGAGTAGTAATAGGTAAAACAGGTGTTAATATTAAAAAAAAAGAGGTAGAAGATTATATCTTTGGTTACACTGTTATAAATGATATTTCTGCTAGAAAGTTGCAAAAAGAGCACGTTCAATGGTTTAGAGGAAAGGGATTAGATACATTTACCTCTTTAGGTCCATGTATCTTACATAAAAGTGCAGTTCCTTTTCCTATAAAACTTAAGGTATGTAGTAGAGTAAATGGTGAAGAAAGACAAAGTTCTAATACAAAGCTATTCATATCAGACGTTTCAGACATAGTTTCAGAACTTTCAAAAGGTATGACTTTAGAGGCTGGAGACATTATAGCTACTGGAACACCTTCTGGAGTAGGGATGGGTTTTTCACCTCCTCGATATATGAATAGTGGAGATGTAATTGAATGTGAGATTGAGAGTATTGGAATTTTAAAAAATTACATTAAGTAA
- a CDS encoding ABC transporter substrate-binding protein, with amino-acid sequence MKFKVNVLKQFFLIVMVVFLVGGLIGCSKNDKDNTQVSSGKKLELKYASGFSVEDLEDGIKKVTDGDNRELILIPKKIKIPKKYKNSNIVRTPVDNVLIASTTQACSLRTIGELDSIKAVTTEEQYWTIKEIKDLMNDGKIHYVGSNLAPDYEKIVDLNPDLTIVSSGLSEADTKFIDKLKELGLNYVVDNEYKEQNPFGRMEWTSLIAAFYDKEDIATSELDKTVQRIEEVSKKIKNKAKPKVVWASVYEGNAYIAPKDSYVDNMIRMAGGINVCASIDSNEGRVSIEQLHEVAKDADIFVYSSSSDYAPNLDFIKSSTPILADLDVVKNGNLWVFAPDYYQSVDKTDELIVDLIEMFHPGTTGEKIKHYINYDK; translated from the coding sequence ATGAAATTTAAGGTAAATGTTTTAAAGCAGTTTTTTTTAATTGTTATGGTAGTTTTTTTAGTTGGAGGTCTTATAGGATGCAGTAAAAATGATAAAGATAATACACAAGTTAGTAGTGGTAAGAAGTTAGAATTAAAATATGCAAGTGGGTTTAGTGTTGAGGATTTAGAAGATGGAATTAAAAAAGTGACTGATGGAGATAATAGAGAACTAATTTTAATTCCTAAGAAGATTAAAATTCCTAAAAAGTATAAAAATTCTAATATAGTTAGAACACCTGTAGATAATGTACTAATAGCATCCACAACACAAGCTTGTTCTCTAAGAACAATAGGAGAACTAGATAGTATAAAAGCAGTGACAACAGAAGAACAATATTGGACTATAAAAGAAATTAAAGATTTAATGAATGATGGAAAGATACATTATGTTGGCTCAAACTTAGCACCAGATTATGAGAAAATAGTAGACTTAAATCCTGATTTAACTATAGTGAGTAGTGGTTTATCAGAAGCTGATACAAAATTTATTGATAAACTAAAAGAATTAGGGCTTAATTATGTTGTAGATAATGAATATAAAGAGCAAAATCCATTTGGAAGAATGGAGTGGACAAGTTTGATAGCTGCCTTTTATGATAAAGAAGATATAGCTACTAGTGAACTAGATAAAACAGTACAAAGGATAGAAGAAGTAAGTAAAAAAATAAAGAACAAAGCTAAGCCTAAAGTTGTATGGGCATCTGTATATGAAGGAAATGCTTATATAGCGCCTAAAGATTCATATGTAGATAATATGATAAGAATGGCTGGTGGAATAAATGTATGTGCTTCAATAGATTCAAATGAAGGACGAGTGAGCATTGAACAATTACATGAAGTTGCAAAGGATGCAGATATATTTGTATACTCATCAAGTTCAGATTATGCCCCAAACTTAGACTTTATAAAATCTAGCACACCTATATTGGCTGATTTAGATGTTGTAAAAAATGGTAACTTATGGGTATTTGCTCCAGATTATTATCAATCAGTAGATAAGACTGATGAATTAATAGTAGATTTAATTGAGATGTTTCATCCAGGTACTACAGGTGAAAAAATCAAACATTATATAAATTATGATAAATAA
- a CDS encoding iron ABC transporter permease, giving the protein MDFINKMRIKNTTVFIGLIISMILTFLVCVAFGSVKIELKEIIDVVLRGMDNTEHYKIIYNIRIPRVLATMVGGACLAVSGILLQIFFKNPIVEPYILGVSSGSTLSVALMILGGYTLGFESINSMSIFVAAFVGALIVMSIVILFANKVKNITTLLIIGIMTGYVCSGITNVLQSFANSEKLKEFTIWSMGSFSGFTWEKVEILIIVGMLGLLMTIFIIKPLNAFLLGEEYAKSIGINIKFFRVFIVFISSILAAIVSAFAGPIGFIGLAVPQISKLIFKTSDNRVLIPVVIFLGSIVTALCDLISRVILSPVELPISTITSLLGAPIVVMLLMKRKDRT; this is encoded by the coding sequence ATGGATTTTATCAATAAAATGAGAATAAAGAATACTACAGTATTTATAGGACTAATTATAAGTATGATACTTACTTTTTTAGTGTGTGTAGCATTTGGCTCTGTAAAAATTGAGCTGAAAGAAATAATAGATGTTGTATTAAGAGGTATGGATAATACAGAGCATTATAAAATAATATATAATATAAGAATTCCTAGAGTACTTGCAACTATGGTAGGTGGAGCATGCTTAGCAGTATCTGGTATTTTACTACAGATATTTTTTAAGAATCCAATAGTTGAACCATATATATTAGGTGTATCTTCAGGTTCTACTTTGTCAGTAGCACTTATGATTTTGGGAGGATACACATTGGGATTTGAGAGTATAAATTCAATGAGTATATTTGTAGCAGCATTTGTAGGAGCTTTAATTGTAATGTCTATAGTCATTTTATTTGCAAATAAGGTAAAGAATATAACAACTCTTTTAATAATAGGAATTATGACTGGATATGTGTGTAGTGGTATAACAAACGTATTACAATCATTTGCAAATAGTGAGAAACTAAAAGAATTTACTATATGGTCTATGGGAAGCTTTTCTGGATTTACATGGGAAAAGGTAGAAATACTTATAATAGTTGGTATGTTAGGTCTTTTGATGACTATATTCATAATAAAACCTTTAAATGCTTTTTTATTAGGAGAAGAGTATGCAAAAAGTATTGGTATAAATATAAAATTTTTTAGAGTTTTTATAGTATTTATATCTAGTATATTGGCAGCAATAGTATCGGCATTTGCAGGACCTATAGGATTTATTGGACTTGCAGTGCCTCAAATTTCAAAATTGATATTTAAGACGTCAGATAATAGGGTACTAATACCAGTAGTAATCTTTTTAGGAAGTATAGTTACAGCCCTTTGTGATTTAATATCAAGAGTAATTTTGTCACCAGTAGAGTTACCAATAAGTACAATAACATCTTTGTTAGGAGCACCGATTGTAGTAATGCTATTGATGAAAAGGAAGGATAGGACTTAG
- a CDS encoding transposase, translated as MSKKHKKYSKELKLKAVNLYIKEGYSSYKIAEMLNIRSKTQVQNWVKDYKNKGKTAFNDETRGRFKNISLENDNRKFKSVEEELKYLRMENEFLKKLSTLLDKSK; from the coding sequence ATGTCTAAAAAACACAAAAAATATAGCAAAGAACTTAAACTAAAAGCTGTAAACTTATATATAAAAGAAGGATACTCATCATACAAAATTGCTGAGATGCTGAATATAAGAAGCAAAACACAAGTTCAAAACTGGGTAAAAGATTATAAAAATAAAGGTAAAACTGCATTTAATGATGAAACTAGGGGCAGATTTAAAAATATTAGTCTAGAAAATGATAATAGAAAATTTAAATCTGTTGAAGAAGAATTGAAGTACTTACGCATGGAGAATGAATTCTTAAAAAAGTTAAGTACCCTATTGGACAAGTCAAAGTAA
- a CDS encoding UxaA family hydrolase yields the protein MKFYGYKRPDGRVGIRNHILILPTSVCASDTTRIIASQVQGAVTFNNQNGCSQVHSDQQLTMDVMAGYAANPNVYGVIVVSLGCENCQNDLVVDAIKERTNKPIKTLVIQEEHGTLKTIEKAVRYAREMAQEASLLRKEEFPISELILGTECGGSDPTSGLAANPLIGELSDRLVDLGATSILSETTEFIGAEHILARRAVNEEVKEKILHIVHRYENSLKLVGEEVREGNPSPGNIAGGLTSLEEKSLGCIHKGGHRQISEVYDYAKQIDKKGLVIMDTPGNDASSVAGMVAGGAQIVVFSTGRGTPSGNPIAPVIKITGNKITFANMEDNMDFDASPVIYGPQTMEELTDDLLNMLVDVANGKQSKAESLGYTEMAIARVCNYV from the coding sequence ATGAAATTTTATGGATATAAAAGACCAGATGGAAGAGTTGGCATAAGAAACCACATATTAATATTACCTACTAGTGTGTGTGCATCAGATACGACTAGAATAATAGCATCACAGGTTCAAGGTGCAGTTACCTTTAATAATCAAAATGGATGTTCACAAGTACATTCAGACCAACAATTAACTATGGATGTTATGGCTGGTTATGCAGCAAACCCAAATGTATATGGTGTAATAGTTGTATCTTTAGGATGTGAAAATTGCCAAAATGATTTGGTAGTTGATGCAATAAAAGAGAGAACGAATAAACCGATAAAAACTCTTGTAATACAGGAAGAACATGGAACTTTAAAAACTATAGAAAAGGCTGTTCGTTATGCTAGAGAAATGGCGCAAGAGGCTTCTTTACTTAGAAAAGAAGAATTTCCAATATCTGAACTTATACTAGGAACTGAGTGTGGTGGGTCTGACCCAACAAGTGGATTAGCTGCAAATCCACTAATAGGTGAATTAAGTGATAGACTTGTTGATTTAGGTGCAACATCAATTTTAAGTGAAACTACTGAATTTATAGGTGCGGAACATATATTAGCTAGAAGAGCAGTGAATGAAGAAGTAAAAGAAAAAATATTGCATATAGTACATAGATATGAAAATTCATTAAAATTGGTTGGGGAAGAAGTTAGAGAAGGTAATCCATCTCCTGGAAATATAGCTGGTGGTTTGACAAGTTTAGAAGAAAAATCGCTTGGTTGTATACATAAAGGTGGTCATAGACAAATAAGTGAAGTATATGATTATGCTAAACAAATTGATAAAAAAGGTCTTGTTATAATGGATACCCCTGGAAATGATGCTTCATCTGTTGCTGGTATGGTAGCAGGAGGAGCACAAATAGTAGTGTTTAGTACAGGAAGGGGAACTCCATCAGGAAATCCAATAGCTCCAGTAATAAAAATAACTGGGAATAAAATAACTTTTGCAAATATGGAAGATAATATGGATTTTGATGCTAGCCCAGTTATATATGGACCACAAACAATGGAAGAATTAACAGATGATTTGTTAAATATGCTTGTAGATGTAGCAAATGGAAAACAATCAAAAGCAGAGTCTCTTGGATATACTGAAATGGCAATAGCTAGAGTATGTAACTATGTATAA